The proteins below come from a single Natranaerofaba carboxydovora genomic window:
- a CDS encoding fasciclin domain-containing protein: protein MGKRIIYLFIIIAIIGLTIGCEGTVFEEIKQDLDGEKEINEDIYDTSLSAKDLTENQLERIITKLEDKWEEEVEKLNYPEETEAKPEGYDKVIDATYSENEKKIAFALAGPYTMATTSSATGVIDMTRDEIIITNVAMGEAGVSDAITWHYDNNHFAYTLTSASEEGELFIDSYSKGKNIEEIDNESIGHSELTNFRNLSWDDKKEQLSFTSYSAGAKEVQEAKWIYDLDEGLLDFKGEEIEDTNDFEPSTLDVIMEDPGFSVFAEAVQKFELSEKIEKDRSTVFVPTNEAFEELKELLEFSSKEELLAQENLPEAISNHIVPEKLLLEDIEEDLEFETLAGDNITISTEDGSDFKLTYAQYEININKADIKTSNGVIHIVEDVLVPSRFD, encoded by the coding sequence TTGGGTAAGCGAATTATATATTTATTTATCATAATTGCTATTATTGGATTAACAATAGGATGTGAAGGTACAGTTTTTGAGGAAATCAAGCAAGATCTTGATGGGGAGAAAGAAATTAATGAAGATATTTATGATACGAGCCTTTCAGCAAAAGATCTAACTGAAAATCAGTTAGAAAGAATAATTACTAAACTAGAAGATAAATGGGAAGAAGAAGTTGAAAAACTTAATTACCCTGAAGAAACAGAAGCAAAACCTGAAGGTTACGATAAAGTAATTGATGCCACTTACTCAGAAAACGAAAAGAAAATAGCTTTTGCACTTGCGGGCCCTTATACAATGGCTACGACTAGTTCTGCAACAGGGGTAATAGACATGACACGTGACGAAATTATTATTACTAATGTAGCTATGGGAGAAGCAGGTGTAAGTGATGCCATCACCTGGCACTATGATAATAATCATTTTGCTTATACCTTGACTTCAGCTTCAGAAGAGGGAGAATTGTTTATCGATAGTTATTCAAAAGGCAAAAACATTGAGGAAATCGATAATGAATCAATAGGTCACAGTGAGTTGACTAACTTTAGAAATTTAAGCTGGGATGATAAAAAAGAACAATTATCTTTTACTTCATATAGTGCAGGTGCAAAAGAAGTACAAGAAGCTAAGTGGATATATGATTTGGATGAGGGGCTTTTAGATTTCAAAGGGGAAGAGATTGAAGATACCAATGATTTTGAGCCTTCTACTTTAGATGTGATAATGGAAGATCCAGGTTTTAGTGTTTTCGCAGAAGCAGTCCAAAAGTTTGAACTATCAGAGAAAATAGAAAAAGATAGATCAACTGTATTCGTACCTACAAATGAAGCTTTTGAAGAATTAAAAGAACTGCTGGAATTTTCATCAAAAGAAGAACTTTTAGCACAAGAAAATCTACCTGAAGCTATCTCAAATCATATCGTCCCTGAAAAATTGCTTTTAGAGGATATTGAAGAAGATTTGGAATTTGAAACCCTTGCAGGAGATAATATTACTATTAGTACTGAAGATGGTTCGGATTTTAAGCTGACTTATGCCCAATATGAAATAAATATTAATAAAGCGGACATAAAAACTTCTAACGGAGTAATTCACATTGTAGAGGATGTGTTAGTTCCAAGTAGGTTTGATTAA
- a CDS encoding DUF3343 domain-containing protein: MTLDFWELLFVSLVIVVLIYYFVFQKNKWVELYGGTNKNLGEVQARYSYLKDNGIRCRLKSNTPPPNRYATSNTTSVTLLVYKEDEDKALKLMSEFNRK, encoded by the coding sequence ATGACTTTAGACTTTTGGGAACTATTATTTGTATCCTTAGTAATTGTAGTTCTTATTTATTATTTTGTGTTTCAAAAGAACAAATGGGTAGAACTTTATGGAGGGACAAACAAAAATCTAGGTGAAGTCCAGGCAAGATACTCCTATCTTAAAGATAATGGAATTAGATGCAGACTAAAATCTAACACCCCACCCCCAAATAGATATGCTACTTCTAATACAACCAGCGTGACTCTGTTGGTATACAAAGAAGATGAAGATAAAGCGTTAAAGTTAATGAGTGAATTTAATCGAAAATAA
- a CDS encoding GNAT family N-acetyltransferase, which translates to MPKNISEEVKFEEIKERHLKEVLEIYNYYVLNTTATLHINSLSIDDMRELVFFTDPKYKTFVITKANKICGFVMIAQYKNREAYDKTGEVSIYLKPELIGQGLGSKGIKYIEDYAKTKSFHALIATICGNNQKSVDMFERNEYIKRAHYKEIGKKAGRYLDVVAYQKII; encoded by the coding sequence TTGCCTAAAAATATCAGCGAAGAAGTTAAATTTGAAGAAATAAAGGAAAGGCATTTAAAAGAAGTTTTAGAAATCTATAATTATTATGTTTTAAATACAACCGCTACCCTTCATATAAACTCTTTATCAATTGACGATATGAGAGAACTGGTCTTTTTCACTGATCCTAAATATAAAACATTTGTTATTACAAAAGCAAATAAAATATGCGGTTTTGTTATGATAGCACAATACAAAAATAGAGAAGCTTATGACAAAACAGGTGAAGTAAGTATCTATTTAAAGCCAGAGCTAATTGGTCAAGGCTTAGGAAGCAAGGGTATTAAGTACATAGAAGATTATGCCAAGACTAAATCTTTTCATGCCTTAATAGCAACAATTTGTGGGAATAATCAAAAAAGCGTTGATATGTTTGAACGAAATGAATACATAAAAAGGGCTCACTACAAAGAAATTGGCAAAAAAGCAGGACGCTATTTGGATGTAGTAGCTTACCAAAAGATTATTTAG
- a CDS encoding GNAT family N-acetyltransferase, whose protein sequence is MSSAFLENLNDNFINTEKGIIEFFGPLTREELSKLNMEEGLNNFREADKQHEALMTISEFDEGKVFAACHDKTIVGYVTFHPPEFRRWADSGIPELLELGGIEVSTNYRGLVIGKNLLKWTFGTYDFESRIVISIETCYNWKTIKHNSIWEHRSMLKHIMGLVGLNPRDTDDPEVIEHMANMLLVRVGDRVSPETASRFEKLLLKNQIIF, encoded by the coding sequence ATGTCAAGTGCATTTCTTGAAAATTTAAATGATAACTTTATAAATACTGAAAAAGGAATTATTGAGTTTTTTGGGCCTTTAACAAGAGAAGAATTATCAAAACTTAATATGGAAGAAGGTTTAAATAATTTTAGAGAAGCTGATAAACAGCATGAAGCTTTGATGACTATAAGTGAATTTGATGAAGGTAAAGTTTTTGCTGCCTGTCATGATAAGACCATAGTAGGTTATGTTACTTTTCACCCTCCAGAGTTTAGAAGATGGGCCGATTCAGGAATTCCAGAATTATTAGAACTGGGCGGGATTGAAGTTTCTACTAATTACAGAGGGCTTGTTATTGGTAAAAATTTGTTAAAGTGGACCTTTGGAACGTATGACTTCGAAAGTAGAATTGTTATTAGCATCGAAACTTGTTATAACTGGAAGACAATAAAGCATAATTCAATATGGGAGCACAGAAGTATGTTGAAACATATAATGGGTCTAGTCGGACTAAATCCTAGAGATACTGACGATCCAGAAGTCATAGAACACATGGCAAATATGTTACTAGTCAGGGTCGGTGATAGAGTTAGTCCAGAAACCGCATCACGTTTTGAGAAGCTATTATTAAAAAATCAAATTATCTTTTAA
- a CDS encoding glycine betaine ABC transporter substrate-binding protein → MQRKLSILLIFTFLVGITLVSFTGCDEAEGQEEIQLPYADWSCTAAKTYVVTAILEEEMGYDVNLTLADLGGIFTDVAAGNQDFYMAAWLPITHMDYYEDNEEGLVDHNIVYENAKIGLVVPEYMDIDSIDELEEYKEELEGEITGIEPGAGLMQATESALEEYDSLSEFTLLDSSESGMVAELQSRYDNEEPIVVTGWTPHWKFAEWDLKFLEDPEGTFGEAEMIHAITRTGFEEEHPEVAELLSNFYVDDETLGELMQITDGVDNEDEAIEIVLEWMDENEDIVEGWLPQ, encoded by the coding sequence TTGCAAAGAAAGCTAAGCATACTACTTATTTTTACTTTTTTAGTAGGAATTACTCTAGTTAGTTTTACTGGTTGTGATGAGGCAGAAGGACAGGAAGAAATACAGTTACCCTATGCCGATTGGTCATGTACAGCAGCCAAGACTTATGTTGTAACGGCAATACTTGAAGAGGAAATGGGTTATGATGTCAATCTAACTTTAGCTGACCTTGGTGGAATTTTCACTGATGTAGCTGCAGGTAACCAGGATTTTTATATGGCAGCCTGGCTTCCAATAACTCACATGGATTATTATGAAGATAACGAGGAAGGGTTAGTTGATCATAATATTGTTTATGAAAATGCCAAAATTGGTCTAGTTGTACCAGAGTATATGGATATAGACAGCATAGATGAACTTGAAGAGTACAAAGAAGAGCTTGAAGGCGAAATAACAGGTATAGAACCGGGTGCTGGATTAATGCAGGCAACCGAAAGTGCTCTTGAAGAGTATGATAGCTTGTCTGAATTTACTTTGCTAGATAGCAGTGAATCAGGTATGGTAGCAGAGCTTCAGAGCAGATATGATAACGAAGAACCTATTGTAGTTACTGGTTGGACTCCCCACTGGAAGTTTGCTGAGTGGGACCTAAAATTCTTAGAAGACCCAGAAGGTACTTTTGGTGAAGCAGAAATGATCCATGCTATAACTAGAACTGGATTTGAAGAAGAACACCCAGAAGTCGCAGAACTACTGAGTAATTTTTATGTAGATGATGAGACCTTAGGAGAGCTTATGCAGATTACAGATGGTGTAGATAATGAAGATGAAGCTATTGAAATAGTATTAGAATGGATGGATGAAAACGAAGATATAGTTGAAGGTTGGTTGCCTCAGTAA
- a CDS encoding phosphoadenosine phosphosulfate reductase family protein — MRISRNLVDKLDFEGKKEKLKIGWCFNCNLTVVTIKDRIETCTNCNTVVKKLTSDLRPVFARERKLMEFFGIDCIDKTVWKSIKAKQYFVDGNSLEIPNMSVIREKIDDIRNYITKYSEEDFENMDSKIMSDYKRTLKYCDDYLKSIEEIAFEFIEEKLAKHHNKTAVVSFSGGKDSTVVSDLVIRKMGSSKIPHIFSDTTLEEEYTYDYIQSFRQENPLIPFFIAKTNHDFYELVDEIGPPSRVMRWCCSVFKTTPIDDIYKKMEDSLGKILAFYGVRKAESQQRSKYDADTDGAKMVNQTTVSPIMDWLEFDIWLYILMNELNFNKAYKLGFTRVGCWLCPMNSFWSDILVELFYPERFNKWNEKLIDFAKKIGKSDPEVYVFDKKWTNRFGGAGLDNRFTGLEIEACGEVKGMKRVNLNSEINDQFFEFLKPFGNLEIKNEALGEYYLIPKINGGNIELKIYIQVFKGSKDIRVSVMNALVAEKEKYQRYIKYQITKFQNCIYCTTCSSACPKGAIKVDPLQGKYYIDETMCNNCLKCVTYFDSNGCLIAKSIGSYGEG; from the coding sequence TTGAGAATCAGTCGAAATCTTGTAGATAAGTTAGACTTTGAAGGGAAAAAAGAAAAATTAAAAATAGGATGGTGTTTCAACTGTAATTTGACGGTTGTTACTATAAAAGACAGAATAGAAACTTGTACTAATTGTAATACAGTAGTAAAAAAACTAACAAGTGACTTACGTCCTGTTTTCGCTAGAGAGAGAAAGTTAATGGAGTTTTTTGGTATAGACTGTATAGATAAGACAGTGTGGAAATCAATAAAAGCTAAGCAATATTTTGTTGATGGAAATAGCCTAGAAATTCCTAATATGTCTGTTATAAGAGAAAAGATAGATGATATTAGAAACTATATTACCAAGTATTCAGAAGAAGATTTTGAAAATATGGATTCAAAAATAATGTCTGATTATAAAAGAACATTAAAGTACTGTGATGATTATTTGAAGAGTATCGAGGAGATAGCATTTGAATTTATAGAAGAGAAATTAGCTAAGCATCATAACAAAACTGCTGTTGTTTCCTTTAGTGGTGGCAAAGACTCTACTGTAGTATCAGATTTGGTAATAAGAAAAATGGGAAGCAGTAAAATTCCCCATATCTTTTCTGATACCACCCTTGAGGAAGAATATACATATGATTATATACAGAGTTTTCGCCAAGAAAATCCTCTTATTCCTTTCTTTATAGCTAAAACTAACCATGATTTTTATGAATTAGTAGATGAAATAGGGCCGCCTAGTAGGGTTATGAGGTGGTGTTGTTCTGTTTTCAAGACCACTCCAATTGACGACATATACAAAAAAATGGAAGACTCATTGGGTAAAATTTTAGCCTTTTACGGAGTCAGAAAAGCTGAATCCCAGCAACGAAGTAAGTATGATGCAGATACAGATGGAGCGAAAATGGTAAATCAAACTACAGTATCACCTATAATGGATTGGCTTGAATTTGACATTTGGCTTTATATACTAATGAATGAATTAAATTTTAATAAAGCTTATAAATTAGGTTTTACCAGAGTGGGTTGTTGGCTTTGTCCTATGAATTCTTTCTGGTCTGATATATTAGTTGAATTATTTTATCCTGAAAGGTTTAATAAATGGAATGAAAAACTCATTGATTTTGCTAAAAAAATTGGTAAAAGCGATCCCGAAGTTTATGTTTTTGATAAAAAGTGGACTAATAGATTTGGGGGAGCCGGGTTAGACAATCGTTTTACAGGACTTGAAATTGAGGCATGCGGCGAAGTTAAAGGTATGAAGCGAGTTAATTTGAACTCTGAAATTAATGATCAGTTTTTTGAGTTTTTAAAACCATTTGGAAATTTAGAAATAAAGAATGAAGCATTAGGGGAATATTATTTAATTCCCAAAATTAATGGCGGCAATATTGAATTGAAAATATATATTCAAGTGTTTAAAGGGTCAAAAGATATAAGAGTTTCAGTAATGAATGCTTTGGTGGCAGAAAAAGAAAAGTACCAAAGATATATAAAATATCAAATAACAAAATTTCAAAATTGCATTTATTGCACTACATGCTCATCAGCTTGTCCTAAAGGTGCTATTAAGGTGGATCCTTTACAAGGTAAATATTATATTGACGAGACAATGTGTAATAATTGCTTGAAATGTGTGACTTATTTTGACTCAAATGGATGCTTGATAGCAAAAAGTATAGGATCTTATGGGGAGGGGTAA
- a CDS encoding DUF4007 family protein — MAFAKHQSFYIREGWLTKGIKAIDKDERFFHREDAFVKLGLGKNMVQALRWWMQATGLAGEKKKKGSKNVNYLTEDFGEKIKENDKYIENKNTLWLIHYHLASNENEASTWYWFFNIFKEKTFKKEDIIEKLSMWAENTFDKKVAETSLNRDVDCFIRTYLPSNKQLSPEDTMECPLTSLNLLKEDLNDRKVYHFNSVDKSQINPLVVAYCICDWAINIKNSGEVTLDELLRSPKTVGLIFNLDFTSLTDILFQLDNEYPELGFKVDRTAGLDIVKVPIEDGIKNKILNLIYQRESKTTLTGGTRV, encoded by the coding sequence TTGGCTTTTGCTAAACATCAAAGTTTTTATATTAGAGAAGGTTGGCTAACTAAAGGTATTAAGGCTATTGATAAAGATGAACGCTTTTTTCATAGAGAAGATGCCTTTGTCAAACTAGGGCTGGGGAAAAACATGGTACAAGCTTTGAGATGGTGGATGCAAGCTACAGGGCTTGCCGGTGAAAAAAAGAAAAAAGGAAGCAAAAATGTAAATTATCTCACTGAAGACTTTGGAGAAAAGATAAAAGAAAATGATAAATATATAGAAAATAAAAATACTTTGTGGCTAATTCATTATCATCTTGCCAGTAATGAAAATGAAGCCTCAACATGGTATTGGTTTTTTAATATTTTTAAAGAAAAAACATTTAAGAAAGAAGATATAATAGAAAAGTTGTCAATGTGGGCAGAAAATACTTTTGATAAAAAAGTTGCAGAGACGTCCCTGAACAGAGATGTAGATTGTTTTATAAGAACTTATTTACCCTCAAACAAACAACTATCACCAGAAGATACAATGGAATGTCCTTTGACAAGCCTAAATTTATTAAAAGAAGATCTAAATGATAGAAAGGTCTATCATTTTAATAGTGTAGATAAAAGCCAAATCAATCCTTTGGTTGTAGCTTATTGTATCTGTGACTGGGCTATTAATATAAAAAATAGTGGGGAAGTTACTTTAGATGAATTATTAAGAAGTCCTAAGACAGTGGGTTTGATATTTAACTTGGATTTTACTAGTCTAACGGATATATTATTTCAATTAGATAATGAATATCCTGAGCTTGGCTTTAAAGTTGATAGGACAGCTGGATTAGATATTGTGAAAGTTCCTATTGAAGATGGTATAAAAAATAAAATTTTAAACCTGATATATCAAAGGGAGAGTAAAACTACTCTTACAGGAGGGACAAGAGTGTGA
- a CDS encoding DUF6199 family natural product biosynthesis protein translates to MTNKLSNVKVKLIVIAVVIIIVFAVGIYSTVTDSGHSNGESAEMGLNPLGVIIFALGLLGVFRPKTVWYLEIGWKVKDTEPSELALIANRVIGGILLIIGLGLMFS, encoded by the coding sequence TTGACTAATAAACTAAGCAATGTAAAAGTAAAATTAATTGTAATAGCTGTGGTTATTATCATTGTGTTTGCTGTGGGAATATATAGTACAGTCACAGATAGTGGACATTCTAATGGTGAATCTGCTGAGATGGGACTAAACCCTTTGGGAGTAATTATCTTTGCTTTAGGTTTGTTGGGGGTATTTAGGCCCAAAACCGTATGGTATTTAGAAATTGGATGGAAAGTAAAAGATACTGAACCTTCAGAGTTAGCTTTAATAGCGAATAGAGTTATAGGTGGGATCTTATTAATAATAGGCTTGGGACTGATGTTTTCTTAA
- a CDS encoding nucleoside triphosphate pyrophosphohydrolase, whose protein sequence is MREETKYNKLIRDKIPEIIEKQGKIAETTVIESEKEYRTRLMAKLKEEVMEYYNSGDPDEIADILEVLYTLIDKVHNMSVLEIEKTRLKKQKERGGFEKRLVLKRVWE, encoded by the coding sequence TTGAGAGAGGAAACAAAATACAATAAGCTTATTCGAGATAAAATCCCTGAAATTATAGAGAAGCAGGGAAAGATAGCTGAAACTACTGTTATAGAAAGTGAGAAAGAATATAGAACTCGTTTGATGGCCAAATTGAAAGAAGAAGTAATGGAATATTATAACTCAGGAGATCCTGATGAAATAGCTGATATATTAGAAGTTCTCTACACTCTTATCGATAAAGTGCATAATATGAGTGTATTAGAAATAGAGAAAACAAGACTTAAAAAACAAAAAGAACGGGGCGGATTTGAGAAGAGGTTAGTTCTAAAGAGGGTGTGGGAGTGA
- a CDS encoding DEAD/DEAH box helicase — MKEYEAEVLATLLDIKYNSTTDLYKNLKNSSFSRGSKREKKLFNFFGLNPPEDEEFDVPIQEKSEGQYMLFEHQRLAVRNVISQLNVEPSRVLLHMPTGSGKTRTTMNVICEHLRSFEPTVIVWLATSEELCEQAIEEFKRSWSYLGNRCVNVYRYWGKHEVNIKEINDGFIVAGFNKIYNLINKSEGVSSIGKLASKTTFIVMDEAHQAIAPSYKMVLDLLYVGGGNKKLLGLSATPGRTWNDIDEDEKLANFFAKKKVRLEVKGYDNPIEYLTDNGYLAEVNFRQLFHDSEVLTGKDLEDLSTSIDIPKKTLEKLGQDKQRNLKILNEAEKLLKKHQRILIFAPSVYNAELLSVLLRLRGFHANFITGKTMETDRKRIIEDFKNDDMTSKVLCNFGVLTTGFDAPKTSGAIIARPTLSLVLYSQMVGRAIRGQRAGGNQEAEIVTLIDNELPGFGGVSEYFQNWEDVW, encoded by the coding sequence TTGAAAGAATATGAAGCAGAAGTTTTAGCTACACTGCTAGATATAAAATATAATAGTACAACAGATTTATATAAAAACCTTAAGAATAGTAGTTTTAGCAGAGGGTCTAAAAGAGAAAAAAAATTGTTTAATTTTTTTGGGCTTAATCCTCCAGAAGATGAAGAATTTGATGTTCCAATCCAGGAAAAATCTGAAGGTCAATACATGTTATTTGAACATCAACGGCTAGCTGTAAGAAATGTGATTAGTCAATTAAACGTAGAACCTAGTAGAGTTTTGCTTCATATGCCGACAGGTTCAGGTAAAACTCGAACTACTATGAATGTTATATGTGAACACTTAAGATCTTTTGAACCAACGGTCATTGTTTGGCTTGCTACAAGTGAAGAACTTTGTGAGCAAGCTATAGAGGAGTTTAAAAGGTCTTGGTCATACCTAGGTAATAGGTGCGTAAATGTTTATAGATACTGGGGAAAACACGAGGTTAACATTAAAGAAATTAATGATGGCTTTATAGTTGCGGGATTTAATAAAATATATAATCTTATCAACAAATCAGAAGGTGTAAGCTCTATTGGTAAACTAGCTAGCAAGACAACATTTATAGTAATGGATGAAGCTCATCAAGCAATAGCACCTTCATATAAAATGGTTTTAGATCTTTTATATGTAGGAGGAGGAAACAAAAAATTATTAGGATTAAGCGCAACCCCTGGAAGAACATGGAATGACATTGATGAAGATGAAAAATTAGCCAACTTTTTTGCAAAAAAGAAAGTCAGGCTAGAAGTAAAAGGATATGATAACCCAATAGAATATTTAACTGATAATGGGTATTTAGCAGAAGTGAACTTTAGACAACTATTTCATGATAGTGAAGTGTTAACTGGAAAAGATTTGGAAGATCTATCTACATCAATAGATATACCTAAAAAAACATTAGAAAAACTAGGACAAGATAAACAGAGAAATTTAAAAATATTAAATGAAGCAGAAAAATTATTAAAAAAGCATCAGAGGATATTAATATTTGCCCCTTCGGTTTATAATGCAGAATTATTATCTGTGTTGCTACGGTTGAGAGGTTTTCATGCGAACTTTATAACTGGTAAGACTATGGAAACTGATAGGAAAAGGATTATTGAAGATTTTAAAAATGATGATATGACGTCAAAAGTTTTATGTAATTTTGGTGTTTTAACTACTGGATTTGATGCCCCAAAAACTAGTGGTGCTATAATTGCGAGACCTACCTTATCACTTGTCCTATATAGCCAAATGGTAGGACGAGCTATTAGAGGTCAAAGAGCAGGAGGTAATCAAGAAGCTGAGATTGTTACTTTAATTGACAATGAATTGCCTGGGTTTGGAGGCGTTTCAGAATACTTTCAAAATTGGGAGGATGTATGGTAA
- a CDS encoding DUF3793 family protein, whose translation MKTEFYDLLTTIAYKTAPTILLNKPSSLISFTKGNRDLYLLWDMYKEDIKNELSLEYYELRRTSQSVLVLFFKIDELSRHLSDPKRIAFLENYGYHANSSLEESLSLLRTNVDKGFYHEIGIFLGYPIKDVIGFIENKGKDYIFKRYWKVYHRPDRAKKLFDSYDKAKEQMINSITINYSYV comes from the coding sequence ATGAAAACGGAATTTTATGATCTTTTAACTACAATCGCATATAAAACTGCGCCTACAATTTTACTTAATAAACCCTCTTCGCTTATTTCTTTTACCAAAGGGAATAGAGACCTTTATTTGCTCTGGGATATGTATAAAGAAGATATCAAAAACGAGCTAAGTTTAGAATATTATGAGCTTAGAAGAACTTCGCAAAGTGTGCTTGTTTTATTTTTCAAAATAGATGAATTATCACGTCATCTCTCTGACCCTAAAAGGATTGCTTTTTTGGAGAACTATGGGTATCATGCTAATTCATCGCTAGAAGAATCTTTGTCATTATTGAGAACTAACGTAGATAAAGGTTTTTATCATGAAATAGGAATCTTTTTGGGATATCCTATTAAAGATGTTATTGGTTTTATTGAGAATAAAGGGAAAGATTATATATTCAAAAGGTACTGGAAGGTATATCACAGGCCTGATAGGGCTAAGAAACTCTTTGATTCTTATGACAAAGCAAAGGAACAAATGATTAACTCAATAACTATTAACTATAGCTATGTTTAA
- a CDS encoding ATP-binding protein, with product MQNETYVPAHLAIEAMRDNGYKNSAYAIAELMDNSVQAEADKIELLCSEEEILLPNRKSKRISQIAVLDNGKGMNNEVLKMALQFGNGTRLTRDKRDGIGRFGMGLPASSISQCKCVEIWSWQNGIENALYSYLDVDKIKNEQVQEVPQPVNKSIPEEWLERGANFGETGTLVVWSNLDRLMWSKAKTLIENSEHLIGRMYRKFINKGCLDIRLASFDSDNYNKCSFEQKAKPNDPMYLMKHSSCPEPFNDKPMFEEWPARKETIQFQGIEHEITIRFSVAKPEARANRQAGATPHGKHAAKNVGISIVRAGRELELNQSIVSASEPRERWWGIEVEFPPALDELMGVTNNKQYARNFSDVIDMVANDSENIFRSDKTYNQTKEEMEEEGDPRAPLIEIANIIKNNHSSMMDIIRKQKEGTQSDKKRYEIKPEQTASQITRERMEQGYKGASDEGEIKPPKDREKDIKEAFVSTGYDEKTASELAATTVSNNLKYFFTEDDLESDAFFTVRPRGGAIHVKLNMKHDAYKHLVEVLLSDINENDQDELQTRLHNASEGLKLLLMAWARYEDELPDGPDKEKAQEIRNDWGRIAKRFLKKS from the coding sequence ATGCAAAATGAAACTTATGTACCTGCACATTTAGCCATTGAAGCTATGAGAGATAATGGTTACAAGAATTCTGCTTATGCTATTGCAGAACTAATGGATAATTCTGTTCAAGCAGAAGCAGATAAAATTGAATTATTATGTAGCGAGGAAGAAATACTATTACCTAATCGAAAATCAAAAAGAATATCACAAATAGCTGTGCTTGATAATGGAAAAGGGATGAATAATGAGGTTCTTAAAATGGCTTTGCAATTTGGAAATGGAACTCGTCTTACGCGTGACAAACGAGATGGAATTGGAAGATTTGGCATGGGATTACCAGCTTCATCAATTTCACAGTGTAAGTGTGTTGAAATTTGGTCTTGGCAAAATGGCATTGAGAATGCGTTATATTCCTACTTGGATGTTGATAAAATTAAGAATGAGCAAGTCCAAGAAGTGCCACAACCTGTTAATAAGAGTATACCAGAGGAATGGCTAGAAAGAGGAGCGAACTTTGGGGAAACAGGTACCTTAGTTGTGTGGTCAAATTTAGATAGATTAATGTGGAGTAAAGCAAAGACACTAATTGAAAACTCTGAACACTTGATTGGACGTATGTATAGAAAATTTATAAATAAAGGTTGTTTAGATATTCGCCTAGCTAGCTTTGATTCAGACAATTATAATAAATGTAGTTTTGAGCAAAAAGCAAAGCCTAATGATCCAATGTATCTTATGAAGCATTCAAGTTGTCCCGAGCCTTTTAATGACAAACCTATGTTTGAAGAGTGGCCTGCTAGAAAAGAAACAATCCAATTTCAGGGAATAGAGCATGAAATAACTATAAGATTTTCTGTTGCAAAGCCTGAAGCTAGAGCAAACAGGCAAGCTGGAGCAACTCCTCACGGTAAACATGCTGCAAAAAATGTAGGGATATCAATTGTGAGAGCTGGTAGAGAATTAGAACTTAATCAAAGTATTGTAAGTGCATCCGAGCCAAGAGAAAGGTGGTGGGGGATTGAGGTAGAGTTTCCTCCCGCTTTAGATGAATTAATGGGTGTAACAAATAACAAACAATATGCTAGAAATTTTTCCGATGTAATCGATATGGTTGCAAATGACTCAGAAAATATCTTTAGAAGTGATAAAACTTATAATCAAACCAAAGAAGAGATGGAAGAAGAGGGAGATCCTAGGGCTCCATTAATTGAAATAGCGAATATTATTAAAAATAACCATTCATCAATGATGGATATTATTCGTAAACAAAAAGAAGGGACTCAAAGTGATAAGAAAAGATATGAAATAAAACCGGAACAAACTGCATCGCAGATTACCCGTGAGAGAATGGAACAAGGATATAAGGGTGCTAGTGATGAAGGTGAAATTAAACCACCAAAAGATAGAGAAAAAGATATTAAAGAAGCCTTTGTTTCTACAGGATATGATGAAAAAACTGCCTCAGAACTTGCTGCTACAACAGTTTCAAATAATCTCAAATATTTTTTTACTGAAGATGATTTAGAAAGTGATGCTTTTTTTACTGTTAGGCCTCGAGGAGGAGCAATACACGTGAAATTGAATATGAAACATGATGCCTATAAACACTTAGTTGAGGTATTATTAAGTGATATTAATGAGAACGACCAAGATGAGCTTCAAACTCGATTGCATAATGCTTCTGAAGGACTGAAATTATTGTTAATGGCTTGGGCTAGATATGAAGATGAGTTGCCTGATGGACCTGATAAAGAAAAAGCTCAAGAAATACGTAATGACTGGG